GAAGAAATACTTTGTTATCTAGAATACAAATTTCGATATCCTCACGCGGAGCTTGTATGTTTTTTGGGGGCAACAGAAGTAGAAGATTGAATTGGAATGGATATGTcactattttaatatatgttgaaagaagaaatgaaaattttgtgatCAACATGAAAGTAGTAGatgaattatttaaaaataaacttattGATTACAATCGTCTTTTAAATATAtaagagaaggaagaaattttGTTTATGTCTAATCTTCTCAAATTGAAAAATCATTCTTGTCTACCATAAAAATACTTGATATTGATTTCAATCCAATCTTCAGATTCGATACAAAACGAGGCCTTTCTTGTCTAATTAATAAAACGTCGTCCAAAGAGGGCAAGTGAATAAGTCATTGGTGGAGAGAAATGAATGCATACTTACATGGTGCGCCTATATTTGAATTAACTTGGATATGACTATCCATTGCATTGAAAGCATTTTGAAAGAAGAAACAGATAAGAACTTCCAAATTTTATCCAAGTTAAAGATTATTCATGGAAAAAAGATATCCTTACTAGTCCCCTCATAAATGATAGAATTAAAAAGAACAATTTTTCTTCATGAGTAACCTGTAACTTGAACAAAATGGATAAGTTGTCATTCATTTCTACCTTCCAAATGCCTTCAATGTAGTGAACAATCCTATCCAAGCTAATTCTCTCTAGTGAGCGAGGCCCTAAAGGTTACATTCAACACGACTTCTTATTTTTACTTAACattcaagtgaagaggaataccaccaaaaCATAATAATGgtggtattcattttcactcGAAAATGGGAGGttgtggatggcgaattcgataccaaattaggctgctcattgtgtggcttaaccaAACTCCccctctccttagtgtaaaaatgtcaATGTactaaacaaaatatatatatatatatataaaaaaaataattaaaaaaagaaaaaaaaaaaagagaaagcaaTCTCTTTGGATTACCTACAATAATCATAAGGTTAGTTACTAAGCATTACGCTTGTGCTAATCGTTTCGCTACCAAGTTTAGATGATTTTCGCTAGAGAAAAACTTAAGTACCAAAAGTATGGAAGAGCAAGAAGAGACTTTGATTTGCTCAGATCATCGTCTCATAAATGAAGATTTTATATACACTACAATACAAGAGGTGTATAAAAGGGTAAATACCCATAAATTAAATGGATGAGAGAAAATCAATTTATgaaggaaaataaaagaaaaaaagaagaaaaaattgggTAAGTGGGAAGGAATGAAAGGggagaaacaaaataaaggcaAAAGAGGTTGTTTGCATGCTTCCCTTCATACCCACCACCCTTTTGTTGCTTCCTCTCAACACCACCTACACAGTAATTCATACAAAATAAGTTAACGGAGGACTGCCTTCCTCCTGCCCCTCCTCTGCTAAGCTTGTTGAGATGAGGCAGGTGAGAGAGCTCCGTCTGATCTACGTGCAGCTGAGCCAGCAACCGAAGATTTGTCTGACCCACGCACATTGTACTTCTCATACACTTTCTCACGATTCTCCGACCACCAGATCTGTGCTTGGTGCTCTCCAAATCTCTTTCGGCTacaaatgaaaatatatattatcagACTTTGATTACAAGATTATTCCATCTTTGATCCATAACAGCAAAGTTATGCACCGAGTATGTGGCATGTTACGGCCAATATGATCAAGAGATCATTGGCCGACCAGCTGACACGTTTATTGTAGTAAGAAACTAGCAAAACCAAGAGTACCTGAAGCGCACTCGTTTGAGATCTCTAGTTCCATCCCGCAGAGCCACAAGAGTTATATAAACACCAGGCTCATATTGTTCAATCCATTCTGCCTCAACTGTATTACCATTAGCAGGCGATGGAGAATTCATGGATCTCGCACCATTCTCCCCATCTTGAAAAGGCCTGGATTCCCGGCCATCAACAGTTTCAGACACACTACTACTAACTGTCTGAAATGATCCACCGCCATTGGGTAGTTTATCTGGGGAGTTTATCATCCCATTGGAGGTCAGAGGGTCCCGACTGTGCTGCATGATTGTTTCATTTGTTCCAAGTTGACCCTTGGGTGAATGAGTCGGGCCGTGATTTCCATTTGTTGTAGCAGAGTCGATTCCCAAGGAGGAGATCAAGTAAGAACTGCTGATGGAAGTTGATCTTGAATGCTGCTCTTCATTAGCATCTGGATAGTTAATGCCATTTGGCTCCAAACCATTTGGCAGGAATGCCTGCTTTATGGTCTCTGAATCATAAACCCCAGGTGGAAGCCGTTCTGCCAAATCCTTGAGCTGAAATTATTATCAACGACGATGATCACTATGGCAGTCcagcataaaataaaaaccaaaaaaagtaGAGGTATTCAGCTACCCAACTCAATAGTAAATAACACCTTTTAACTTATTCAAGTCCGACAGTTTAAAAGATTGCAACTGACAAAAAATAGGTATGAAAAACTTGTACCATTGGATCCTTATTGCTACAGCCTACAGTTTCATTCATAGAGATAAACCTACATCAATCATGTACTATTCTACTCTGAACTgaagtttattttatttcaaaaagaaACGATTAAATTAAACGTGTACTAAATAGAAGACACAAAAGTTGATGATCGTGAATAAGTTTAGGAAATGAAAGCAAGTAGCAGAAGAAATGACCTGTGCGGTTAGTGACTTTATAACTTCTTTTGCAGCTTTAGATTTAGCAGATTCGTCCGCGGCCAATGCCATTGCTTCTTGTACTTTCTTTGAAGAATTCTGAAGCTCTAATTCTTGACGATCACATCTCTGTCTAAGGCTCTCAACCTTATAAAAAACatttacaatcaaattattaaaatacGATAACTACAAATAGTCAAACATGAAACCCACCACCCCTCTCAAGAGGTTTATAAAAGTAGCAATAAAGTCCAGAAAAGTATGAACTTACCCGTGAACGTAATTTTAGCACTTCCTGATTCAAAAGTTCATTTGTTTTCTTCAGACTATCAGCAATACTTTTTGAGAAGGAAAGTCCTGATGTAGTAGGAACAGGAGTTGCAAAACGAGGAGGGCTTGGTCTCCTCGAGAAAGGGGACACGGACCTTGAACTTGCTCCAGATGGTGTAAGAACTGGTTTGGGAACTGTTCGTCGCAGATCAACAGCCGTTGACATAACAACCTCCTTTAATTGCAACAATGAAGGTGCTTGAGCAGAGCGGACAAGTGAAAATGTGTCAGCTTTCTTTCCCTGCTTGGCTGCTTTAGTATCTAATTGCTTTATCAAATCCATATTCGATGGTACAGCAGTCTTGTATAATTTTATGTCAGCCTTGTCCAACCTGTCCTTGTTCTCACCTGACAACCGAGGTATAGCATTCCTTCTGTTATTACTACCAGTTTCTGACACCTTATTCAATTTCATATAACAAGGATCACAAACTCGATATGGTTTTCCAGGATTAGGAGCCAGAGCTGCCCTTGTTGCTTTTTTTGAACTGCATGAGTGGCAGTGCACAAGTCCACAATTATAGCAGTTGTGCCTCTTCCTTGTGAACCCAAAAGCCTGTCTACAAGCAGAGCACTGTGACTGCTCAGCACCAGATACCCATTTGTGAAGACAAATAGCTGCTGTATATTCTGAACCGCAACCAATATATTTCACATGTCTATCCTTTAAAGCTTCAACCAAAGTCGGTGTTTTCCGATCTTCAACATCTCCATGGCCTAATCTCCCATTAGCTCCCTTTCCCCATGTATAAACTTCATTCCTGGATGTTAATACTGCTACATGATAAGCACCACATGCAATTTCTTCAATACAATCCCCACCGAGTTTGTCTTCTACCAAGCAAGGTAGCTTTCCATCAGAATTGGGATTCCCAAGCTGACCATAAACAGTACTGCCCATTGTAAAAACATGTCCTGAAGTCGTCAAGCCAACTGTTAAACTGTGCCCGCAAGCAATTTTGTGAAAATTGTAGTCAATAAGGGCTGGAACACATGTCGGTTTAAGTCGGGCTTCCTTGTCCCCATGCCCGAGACGATTTTTATCTCCATCACCCCAAGTAAACAACTTACCTGATGAAATACTTGCACTAGATTGTGTTGCAATAACCTCCACCACAGCAGCAGTGTGCCACACCCCACATGCAACAGATATTGTCCTCAACCCTGATAGGGATTCTATTTCTCTCGGATAAGGAACATTTTCTCTGTCTCCATGGCCTAAGACGCCAAATGTGCCGTCGCCGAATGTGAAGAGTTTCCCCGTTGATGTTATCAAGGCTGTATGCCATGGACCACAAGTTACAGAAGCAACTTGAAGTCCCTCAAGAGGACCCGAAATTCTCTTTGGTATCCAATGGCTGACATCAGTGCCATGACCAAGTAGCCCAGCATTATGCGTACCATCTCCCCACGTATAAAGTTCCCCAGCCATTGTAACAGCACATGTATGAAATTCTCCACATGCTGCAAAATCAACACTAGTAGCTGCCAGAGATTCAACTAGATGAGGTTGAACAACATCCTTCCCAGCACCATGCCCCAGTCGTCCTCCAGATTCTTCACCCCATGTAAACATTTCACCTTGTCTCGTGACCAAGGCTGCATGCTTGACCCCACAGGCTATATGATGGACATCCAAAACAACATTGGACTCTAATGGCCTAGGGACAAGCACATCTGATCTTGGGCTCAAataattcacatttttatcagcCCCAACCTTAACAACACTATCACAAATAACCTCACCCCATATGTACACATCACCTAGAGCTTCACAATCATCCTGTCCAGAACCATGACTTGAAGTGCTAGGAGCACTTGAAACACTAACTCGAAATGCATCTGAACCAGATCCTTTAACTTGCATATTTGTCAGGTCTGATGCAGCATGTGACCTCTCAGAAACTGGAGAATTTTCAGGGGGAAAACTCTTGGGCGAAGTATTTGGTTTGAAATTAACAGAAATCTCTGGAGAGCCACTATCTCGTGCACCACTAGCAGAACTATCAGTAGGACTATTTGATGTCAAGTCCTTGCCATCCTGAAGTACCCGAAAACATGATAAGCAGGCAGTCATTCAACAGGTGTACTTATACATATCGAAATGTAAGAGAAACTTTCATACATCCAAAGTCTATGTGCGTGTGTGATTTCACCATAAAGAGGTTGGATGACTACAATAAAATCATATGAACAGAACTATAAGGTGGGATGACTCatttagaatatatatatatatatatatatattaaacatataaagtaataacaaataagataaaaaaatgtctataaaaaaaagccaatccaaaaattacaaagggaaagaaaaatatatattaaacatGCAAAAACACTATGTCTATGCAAGGAGAAGTTTAATTTCTTTAAGAATCAAATactcaaatttaaattaaaaataataaaagaatctTATCATAGTATTTCAGCATTTCAAATTTAGCTCAAAAGCTCCAATACAGCATGTTGGTACCTATATAACACAGATCACTGCAAGACAagagaaaacataaaatttaaccACAAAAGAGGTTTCTAAGTTGGCATATTTACATCAAGGTAGAGGCCTCCATCACTCCATCCGTCAATTTTCGAACGCCCACCTCTGCCAGAGGAAATGAGTGCTTTAAGGCCTGCAATCCACACTTGCGCCTCAACTTTGTCCTTGCAAATCTGGACGCAAATAACAGATTATCATAAATATtgttattataaataaaaataggaaacaatgTAAAGACAAATAATTTTGAGCTTCCACCACTAACCAGATCAAGAGACCGCTT
This genomic stretch from Pyrus communis chromosome 2, drPyrComm1.1, whole genome shotgun sequence harbors:
- the LOC137725177 gene encoding PH, RCC1 and FYVE domains-containing protein 1-like isoform X2; the protein is MADLVSYGNANRDIDQDESTLIWISSSERSLKLASVTRIVPGQRTAVFQRYLRPEKDYLSFSLIYNNGKRSLDLICKDKVEAQVWIAGLKALISSGRGGRSKIDGWSDGGLYLDDGKDLTSNSPTDSSASGARDSGSPEISVNFKPNTSPKSFPPENSPVSERSHAASDLTNMQVKGSGSDAFRVSVSSAPSTSSHGSGQDDCEALGDVYIWGEVICDSVVKVGADKNVNYLSPRSDVLVPRPLESNVVLDVHHIACGVKHAALVTRQGEMFTWGEESGGRLGHGAGKDVVQPHLVESLAATSVDFAACGEFHTCAVTMAGELYTWGDGTHNAGLLGHGTDVSHWIPKRISGPLEGLQVASVTCGPWHTALITSTGKLFTFGDGTFGVLGHGDRENVPYPREIESLSGLRTISVACGVWHTAAVVEVIATQSSASISSGKLFTWGDGDKNRLGHGDKEARLKPTCVPALIDYNFHKIACGHSLTVGLTTSGHVFTMGSTVYGQLGNPNSDGKLPCLVEDKLGGDCIEEIACGAYHVAVLTSRNEVYTWGKGANGRLGHGDVEDRKTPTLVEALKDRHVKYIGCGSEYTAAICLHKWVSGAEQSQCSACRQAFGFTRKRHNCYNCGLVHCHSCSSKKATRAALAPNPGKPYRVCDPCYMKLNKVSETGSNNRRNAIPRLSGENKDRLDKADIKLYKTAVPSNMDLIKQLDTKAAKQGKKADTFSLVRSAQAPSLLQLKEVVMSTAVDLRRTVPKPVLTPSGASSRSVSPFSRRPSPPRFATPVPTTSGLSFSKSIADSLKKTNELLNQEVLKLRSRVESLRQRCDRQELELQNSSKKVQEAMALAADESAKSKAAKEVIKSLTAQLKDLAERLPPGVYDSETIKQAFLPNGLEPNGINYPDANEEQHSRSTSISSSYLISSLGIDSATTNGNHGPTHSPKGQLGTNETIMQHSRDPLTSNGMINSPDKLPNGGGSFQTVSSSVSETVDGRESRPFQDGENGARSMNSPSPANGNTVEAEWIEQYEPGVYITLVALRDGTRDLKRVRFSRKRFGEHQAQIWWSENREKVYEKYNVRGSDKSSVAGSAARRSDGALSPASSQQA
- the LOC137725177 gene encoding PH, RCC1 and FYVE domains-containing protein 1-like isoform X1 — encoded protein: MADLVSYGNANRDIDQAIIALKKGAQLLKYGRKGKPKFCPFRLSTDESTLIWISSSERSLKLASVTRIVPGQRTAVFQRYLRPEKDYLSFSLIYNNGKRSLDLICKDKVEAQVWIAGLKALISSGRGGRSKIDGWSDGGLYLDDGKDLTSNSPTDSSASGARDSGSPEISVNFKPNTSPKSFPPENSPVSERSHAASDLTNMQVKGSGSDAFRVSVSSAPSTSSHGSGQDDCEALGDVYIWGEVICDSVVKVGADKNVNYLSPRSDVLVPRPLESNVVLDVHHIACGVKHAALVTRQGEMFTWGEESGGRLGHGAGKDVVQPHLVESLAATSVDFAACGEFHTCAVTMAGELYTWGDGTHNAGLLGHGTDVSHWIPKRISGPLEGLQVASVTCGPWHTALITSTGKLFTFGDGTFGVLGHGDRENVPYPREIESLSGLRTISVACGVWHTAAVVEVIATQSSASISSGKLFTWGDGDKNRLGHGDKEARLKPTCVPALIDYNFHKIACGHSLTVGLTTSGHVFTMGSTVYGQLGNPNSDGKLPCLVEDKLGGDCIEEIACGAYHVAVLTSRNEVYTWGKGANGRLGHGDVEDRKTPTLVEALKDRHVKYIGCGSEYTAAICLHKWVSGAEQSQCSACRQAFGFTRKRHNCYNCGLVHCHSCSSKKATRAALAPNPGKPYRVCDPCYMKLNKVSETGSNNRRNAIPRLSGENKDRLDKADIKLYKTAVPSNMDLIKQLDTKAAKQGKKADTFSLVRSAQAPSLLQLKEVVMSTAVDLRRTVPKPVLTPSGASSRSVSPFSRRPSPPRFATPVPTTSGLSFSKSIADSLKKTNELLNQEVLKLRSRVESLRQRCDRQELELQNSSKKVQEAMALAADESAKSKAAKEVIKSLTAQLKDLAERLPPGVYDSETIKQAFLPNGLEPNGINYPDANEEQHSRSTSISSSYLISSLGIDSATTNGNHGPTHSPKGQLGTNETIMQHSRDPLTSNGMINSPDKLPNGGGSFQTVSSSVSETVDGRESRPFQDGENGARSMNSPSPANGNTVEAEWIEQYEPGVYITLVALRDGTRDLKRVRFSRKRFGEHQAQIWWSENREKVYEKYNVRGSDKSSVAGSAARRSDGALSPASSQQA
- the LOC137725177 gene encoding PH, RCC1 and FYVE domains-containing protein 1-like isoform X3; its protein translation is MADLVSYGNANRDIDQAIIALKKGAQLLKYGRKGKPKFCPFRLSTAVFQRYLRPEKDYLSFSLIYNNGKRSLDLICKDKVEAQVWIAGLKALISSGRGGRSKIDGWSDGGLYLDDGKDLTSNSPTDSSASGARDSGSPEISVNFKPNTSPKSFPPENSPVSERSHAASDLTNMQVKGSGSDAFRVSVSSAPSTSSHGSGQDDCEALGDVYIWGEVICDSVVKVGADKNVNYLSPRSDVLVPRPLESNVVLDVHHIACGVKHAALVTRQGEMFTWGEESGGRLGHGAGKDVVQPHLVESLAATSVDFAACGEFHTCAVTMAGELYTWGDGTHNAGLLGHGTDVSHWIPKRISGPLEGLQVASVTCGPWHTALITSTGKLFTFGDGTFGVLGHGDRENVPYPREIESLSGLRTISVACGVWHTAAVVEVIATQSSASISSGKLFTWGDGDKNRLGHGDKEARLKPTCVPALIDYNFHKIACGHSLTVGLTTSGHVFTMGSTVYGQLGNPNSDGKLPCLVEDKLGGDCIEEIACGAYHVAVLTSRNEVYTWGKGANGRLGHGDVEDRKTPTLVEALKDRHVKYIGCGSEYTAAICLHKWVSGAEQSQCSACRQAFGFTRKRHNCYNCGLVHCHSCSSKKATRAALAPNPGKPYRVCDPCYMKLNKVSETGSNNRRNAIPRLSGENKDRLDKADIKLYKTAVPSNMDLIKQLDTKAAKQGKKADTFSLVRSAQAPSLLQLKEVVMSTAVDLRRTVPKPVLTPSGASSRSVSPFSRRPSPPRFATPVPTTSGLSFSKSIADSLKKTNELLNQEVLKLRSRVESLRQRCDRQELELQNSSKKVQEAMALAADESAKSKAAKEVIKSLTAQLKDLAERLPPGVYDSETIKQAFLPNGLEPNGINYPDANEEQHSRSTSISSSYLISSLGIDSATTNGNHGPTHSPKGQLGTNETIMQHSRDPLTSNGMINSPDKLPNGGGSFQTVSSSVSETVDGRESRPFQDGENGARSMNSPSPANGNTVEAEWIEQYEPGVYITLVALRDGTRDLKRVRFSRKRFGEHQAQIWWSENREKVYEKYNVRGSDKSSVAGSAARRSDGALSPASSQQA